The proteins below are encoded in one region of Candidatus Saccharimonadales bacterium:
- a CDS encoding preprotein translocase subunit SecD, translating to MQIRRKLRWQLIGLGLFALIVGGLSYPNEMQLLRPLGINTDLSVQRGLDLRGGVYLVYQADIPEGRDTEAVLSETVARIQNRVNPTGASEAVVRAAQNDQVTVQIPDEDDPQAVIELIGQTAQLEFFEFVSGGESVETQLVPTEVSGEDVAEAEAVFDQFGRPVVSLQFESGESTQKFAEMSTRIYNSGTQVLAMLDGLPIFGPVPFQQPILTGESQLTGSESIQEAQETATLLNSGALPAPIELVAQQTIGPSLGANALQASLVAGAVGLLALVLFMLVIYRLGGAVAVAMIGLYAASMITVFKLSVLPIFGGSAIVLTLAGIAGFIMSIAVAADANILVLERLREERSSGLAPVKAVEAGFNHAWSSIRDASTATLIICVLLYQLATEPAIQGFALVLGIGVIMNVLAVAVVTRTLLRGVARTKLAGRL from the coding sequence ATGCAGATAAGACGGAAACTACGCTGGCAGTTGATCGGTCTCGGCCTCTTCGCGTTGATCGTAGGCGGACTGAGCTATCCCAATGAGATGCAGCTGTTGCGGCCGCTGGGTATCAATACCGACCTCAGCGTGCAGCGCGGACTGGATCTGCGCGGAGGAGTTTATCTAGTTTATCAGGCCGACATACCAGAGGGACGAGATACGGAAGCGGTGTTGAGTGAGACGGTAGCGCGGATCCAAAATCGGGTTAACCCGACCGGTGCTAGTGAGGCAGTGGTGCGGGCGGCGCAGAACGATCAAGTGACAGTTCAGATCCCCGATGAAGATGACCCCCAGGCCGTTATCGAACTGATCGGTCAGACGGCTCAATTGGAGTTTTTTGAGTTTGTCTCCGGTGGTGAGTCGGTCGAGACTCAGCTGGTTCCGACCGAGGTGAGCGGTGAGGATGTAGCCGAGGCCGAGGCCGTCTTTGATCAGTTTGGCCGACCAGTGGTAAGCTTGCAGTTTGAGAGTGGCGAGTCGACCCAGAAGTTTGCTGAGATGTCGACGCGGATTTATAACAGTGGTACTCAAGTGTTAGCTATGCTAGATGGCTTGCCGATTTTCGGTCCAGTGCCGTTTCAGCAGCCGATCCTAACTGGTGAGTCTCAGCTCACTGGTAGTGAAAGCATCCAAGAGGCGCAGGAGACCGCCACTCTACTAAACTCCGGTGCCCTACCAGCACCGATCGAGTTAGTGGCTCAGCAAACCATCGGTCCGAGCTTAGGCGCAAACGCTCTACAGGCTAGTCTAGTGGCCGGGGCGGTCGGCTTGCTGGCCTTAGTGTTGTTCATGCTTGTCATCTACCGGCTGGGTGGGGCGGTAGCGGTAGCGATGATTGGCTTGTATGCGGCCAGTATGATCACAGTGTTCAAACTCTCGGTTCTGCCGATCTTTGGGGGTAGTGCTATCGTGCTGACTTTGGCCGGAATCGCCGGTTTTATCATGAGTATTGCGGTGGCGGCCGATGCTAACATTCTCGTGTTAGAACGACTGCGGGAGGAGCGTTCGAGCGGATTAGCACCGGTTAAGGCGGTTGAGGCCGGCTTTAATCATGCTTGGAGCAGCATCAGGGACGCTTCGACGGCCACTTTGATTATCTGTGTCTTGCTTTATCAACTGGCCACGGAACCGGCTATCCAGGGGTTTGCTTTGGTTCTCGGTATCGGTGTGATTATGAACGTGCTGGCGGTAGCAGTGGTAACCCGCACTTTGTTACGCGGGGTGGCTCGCACTAAACTGGCGGGGAGGCTGTAG
- the recJ gene encoding single-stranded-DNA-specific exonuclease RecJ, giving the protein MKIASLVADILVQRGITDAAAQARFLQPAYTDLHDPFLLADMATAVERIQQAIEKEESIVVYGDYDIDGLTATTLLLDGLGAMGAKISAYIPDRFEEGYGINTAALKKLQRQGADLIITVDCGSTSHAPLEWAAAHNLEVIVTDHHTLTDTLPPAVAMINPKRADNRYPFTDLAGVGVAFKLVQGLQQRGLLPEGREKWLLDLVALGTVCDVVGLVGENRILVSYGLKVFAQTPRMGLQALLAVAGVERDRVDTYHFGFVLGPRMNAAGRLEHAKLALSLLMATDKGEAREIAERLDRLNAERRRQQDEIMALALVEAEKYRDDPVLVLSHPDWNHGIVGIVAAKLMERFAKPTIVMQEMGEETKGSARSLGSFSVVEGMRSADKLLLKYGGHHVAAGCSLKTTDVAAFRQQLNDFFRAGEYGDLRPQPRTDVSLSDLSMMSESMRQELEQLAPFGMGNPKPQLHLPAARLLRVQTVGSDRRHVKLQLSDGERYLDGIGFGLAEAVGEIGEQADVWFELDENEFRGQRNLQALIKAVQSCKD; this is encoded by the coding sequence ATGAAGATAGCAAGTCTTGTGGCCGATATCCTAGTACAGCGCGGTATTACCGATGCAGCGGCACAGGCCCGCTTTTTGCAGCCGGCATATACGGATCTGCACGATCCTTTTCTGTTGGCTGACATGGCGACGGCAGTTGAGCGCATTCAGCAGGCGATTGAGAAAGAAGAGTCGATCGTAGTCTATGGAGATTACGACATCGACGGTTTAACGGCCACGACACTACTGCTGGACGGCCTAGGTGCTATGGGGGCGAAGATATCGGCCTATATTCCCGACCGGTTCGAAGAAGGGTATGGCATTAATACTGCCGCTCTGAAAAAGCTGCAACGCCAAGGGGCTGATCTAATCATTACCGTCGATTGTGGTAGTACCTCGCATGCACCATTAGAGTGGGCAGCGGCGCATAATCTCGAGGTAATCGTGACCGACCATCACACCCTCACCGATACTCTGCCCCCGGCGGTAGCTATGATAAATCCGAAACGGGCCGACAACCGCTATCCCTTCACCGATCTAGCCGGAGTGGGGGTGGCCTTCAAACTGGTCCAAGGGCTACAGCAGCGGGGGCTACTACCGGAAGGACGGGAGAAGTGGCTACTCGATTTAGTAGCTCTAGGTACGGTTTGTGATGTAGTGGGGTTGGTAGGTGAGAATCGTATCTTAGTCAGTTACGGGCTAAAGGTTTTCGCCCAGACGCCGCGGATGGGGTTGCAGGCACTGCTGGCGGTAGCTGGGGTGGAACGGGATCGGGTCGACACCTACCATTTCGGTTTCGTCCTTGGCCCGCGCATGAATGCTGCCGGTCGACTGGAGCATGCCAAGCTAGCTTTAAGCTTACTTATGGCCACCGATAAGGGTGAGGCACGGGAGATCGCCGAGCGATTAGATCGACTAAATGCCGAGCGCCGGCGCCAACAGGATGAGATTATGGCTTTAGCTTTAGTGGAGGCGGAGAAGTACCGTGACGATCCGGTGTTGGTGCTGTCTCACCCGGACTGGAATCACGGCATCGTCGGCATCGTGGCCGCTAAGTTAATGGAGCGTTTCGCTAAACCGACTATCGTGATGCAGGAGATGGGCGAGGAGACCAAAGGCTCGGCTCGTTCGCTAGGAAGCTTTAGCGTAGTTGAGGGTATGCGGAGTGCAGATAAGCTGTTGCTTAAGTACGGTGGCCATCACGTAGCTGCCGGTTGTAGTTTGAAAACGACCGATGTAGCTGCCTTTCGCCAGCAGCTGAACGACTTTTTCCGGGCTGGTGAGTATGGTGATCTTAGGCCCCAACCCCGGACCGATGTCAGCTTAAGCGATCTAAGTATGATGAGTGAGTCAATGCGACAGGAGCTAGAGCAACTAGCTCCGTTTGGCATGGGCAACCCTAAACCTCAACTGCACCTGCCGGCGGCTAGACTGCTCCGAGTGCAGACGGTGGGTAGTGACCGCCGCCACGTTAAATTGCAGTTGAGTGATGGAGAGCGTTATCTAGACGGGATTGGTTTTGGGCTGGCAGAAGCGGTGGGCGAGATCGGTGAACAGGCCGACGTTTGGTTCGAGCTGGATGAGAATGAGTTTCGGGGTCAGCGCAATCTACAGGCACTGATCAAGGCGGTACAGTCGTGCAAAGATTAA
- a CDS encoding winged helix-turn-helix domain-containing protein has translation MLDVFITSKTRRKIIILFSKYPDYQTHIRGMAKLIHEDAGNIQRELRKLEGVGFLKSRKRSNTKIYSVDQRFPLFKELQSMVLKSQHHK, from the coding sequence ATGCTAGACGTTTTTATCACATCTAAGACCCGGCGGAAGATCATCATTCTTTTCTCCAAATATCCGGACTATCAGACCCATATCCGGGGGATGGCTAAGCTGATTCATGAGGATGCCGGTAACATCCAGCGCGAGTTGCGTAAGCTAGAGGGCGTCGGCTTTTTAAAGTCACGCAAACGAAGCAATACGAAGATTTACAGTGTCGATCAACGCTTCCCTCTTTTCAAAGAGCTGCAGAGCATGGTACTAAAGAGCCAACACCATAAGTAG
- the def gene encoding peptide deformylase, giving the protein MSKSEIISVPDPRLRQRSSRVGVITSETLEVIARMEHATLEWEATRSSEVGVALAAVQIGECERIVIVRLNPEDKRSREFEVFINPEITKREGEIISEAEGCLSIPDTYGLVPRHEIVRIRAIGVDGQPVRLKATGFLARVFQHEIDHLHGKLFVDHVAPDNFYRILDDGKLEPLPPEQVDTARLLWHR; this is encoded by the coding sequence ATGTCGAAGAGTGAAATCATCAGTGTACCAGATCCACGCCTACGGCAGCGCTCTAGCCGGGTCGGGGTTATCACCTCGGAAACGCTAGAAGTTATCGCTCGCATGGAGCACGCTACTCTAGAGTGGGAGGCCACTCGGAGCAGTGAGGTTGGGGTGGCTTTAGCGGCCGTACAGATTGGTGAATGTGAACGTATCGTCATCGTACGCCTCAATCCGGAAGATAAGCGCAGTCGGGAGTTTGAGGTCTTTATCAACCCTGAAATCACCAAGCGTGAAGGCGAAATCATCAGCGAAGCTGAAGGTTGCCTCAGTATTCCTGATACCTACGGACTGGTCCCCAGACACGAAATCGTACGAATTCGTGCCATCGGTGTCGACGGGCAGCCGGTCCGGCTGAAGGCCACCGGCTTTCTAGCCCGCGTCTTCCAGCATGAGATCGATCACCTTCACGGCAAACTATTCGTCGATCACGTAGCCCCCGATAATTTTTATAGGATATTAGATGATGGCAAACTCGAACCGCTCCCGCCCGAGCAAGTCGACACCGCTCGCCTTCTTTGGCACCGCTGA
- a CDS encoding TGS domain-containing protein yields MQRLNQLLERYNPQSAHPEYMRALLLAVEPEAVPDFLQARLARLRLEPGVSDAAVALTVLAPLANQLNFQALKHELEDTAFKIIHPEQYNLTCKLLRQNAADTQKPLLKFIKALEDKLAQVGVDGIEVSGRTKQPYSLYKKLRKSGSIHDVHDLLAVRVIVANESDCYRVLDVINQEFQPSLERFKDYIKRPKPNGYQSLHTTLTIGKKRLEIQIRTRAMHEHAEGGEAAHWQYDEHKHTKGYLKGAASQAKTISEDKYVYAFSPTGDIYRLKNGATLLDFAFAIHTGVGMRTTSVKVNGAIAPLNSRLQQGDQVEVLTGKAASPKRDWLRFAVSRKATQRIRAWLKRAERDRYVAVGRELLLEQFKGKLPSELTTLLKEYRCETVDDLLVAVGTGQVSAQAIKRKLYPPEPTVESPLAASQASGQVVVAGMSGLQYRLAECCHPQPPAPIIGFITRSLGITVHVKSCRQLSGEEERVVACSWR; encoded by the coding sequence GTGCAAAGATTAAACCAGCTACTGGAGCGCTATAATCCGCAGTCGGCTCATCCAGAGTATATGCGGGCCTTACTCTTAGCAGTAGAGCCGGAGGCGGTGCCGGACTTTTTACAGGCCCGGCTGGCCCGGCTGCGATTGGAGCCGGGTGTTAGTGATGCGGCGGTAGCCCTGACGGTATTGGCCCCGCTGGCAAATCAACTTAACTTTCAGGCGTTGAAGCATGAGCTGGAAGATACGGCCTTTAAGATCATTCACCCCGAACAGTACAACTTAACTTGTAAGTTACTGCGTCAGAATGCCGCTGATACGCAGAAGCCACTACTGAAGTTCATTAAAGCTTTGGAAGACAAGCTAGCGCAAGTCGGGGTAGATGGTATCGAGGTGAGTGGACGGACGAAACAACCCTACAGTCTGTATAAGAAGCTGCGCAAAAGCGGCAGCATTCACGACGTTCACGATCTACTGGCCGTACGGGTTATAGTGGCTAATGAGTCGGATTGCTATCGCGTGCTGGATGTGATCAACCAAGAGTTTCAGCCTAGCCTGGAGCGCTTCAAGGACTACATCAAACGGCCCAAGCCTAACGGCTATCAGTCGTTACATACGACATTGACGATCGGTAAAAAACGGCTTGAGATACAGATTCGTACTCGAGCTATGCATGAACATGCCGAAGGTGGAGAGGCGGCACACTGGCAGTATGACGAGCACAAGCACACTAAGGGCTACCTGAAGGGGGCGGCCTCCCAGGCTAAAACTATCAGTGAGGATAAATACGTCTATGCCTTTTCTCCGACTGGTGACATCTATCGCTTGAAGAACGGTGCCACTTTGCTTGATTTCGCCTTCGCTATTCATACCGGGGTCGGGATGCGCACGACTAGTGTAAAAGTCAACGGCGCTATCGCTCCACTGAACAGTCGTCTACAGCAAGGGGATCAGGTCGAGGTGTTGACTGGCAAAGCTGCCAGTCCGAAGCGGGATTGGTTGCGTTTTGCCGTCTCGCGTAAGGCGACTCAGCGCATTCGGGCTTGGCTCAAACGAGCTGAGCGCGACCGTTATGTAGCGGTCGGCCGAGAGCTTTTACTGGAGCAGTTTAAGGGTAAGTTGCCCAGCGAGTTAACTACGTTACTTAAGGAGTACCGCTGCGAGACGGTCGACGATCTATTAGTGGCCGTCGGTACCGGTCAGGTCAGCGCTCAGGCAATCAAGCGTAAACTTTACCCGCCTGAGCCTACTGTTGAGTCACCCTTGGCTGCTTCGCAGGCTAGCGGCCAGGTAGTAGTAGCCGGTATGTCCGGGCTTCAGTACCGTCTGGCAGAGTGTTGCCATCCGCAGCCACCAGCTCCGATTATCGGGTTTATTACGCGTAGTTTGGGGATCACGGTCCATGTGAAGAGCTGCCGTCAGCTTAGCGGCGAGGAGGAGCGTGTGGTAGCTTGCAGTTGGCGTTAG
- a CDS encoding nucleoside monophosphate kinase, which yields MNSKRIVLLTGPPGAGKGTQAELLAARRGWDNFSIGQLLRETVSGEIRTMVESGQLLPAKEVVQLVFDQLASSSGPVIVDGFPRRLDQAQEFEVTRARLGYQVPLVIHLYITAEESWNRLISRGRVDDARVVWERRWEEYTAKTLPAVAFYKSSANLIEVDGSGDIPTVAELVEEAVRASEDR from the coding sequence ATGAATAGCAAAAGAATAGTTCTACTGACCGGTCCGCCTGGAGCCGGCAAAGGTACGCAAGCCGAACTCTTGGCTGCTCGACGGGGCTGGGATAACTTTTCTATCGGTCAGCTGCTGAGAGAGACAGTTAGCGGTGAGATTCGAACTATGGTTGAGAGCGGCCAGCTTCTCCCTGCTAAAGAGGTAGTGCAGCTGGTGTTCGATCAGCTAGCTAGCAGTAGTGGGCCAGTGATCGTGGACGGCTTCCCTCGTCGGCTGGATCAAGCCCAGGAGTTTGAGGTGACGCGCGCCCGACTCGGTTATCAGGTTCCCTTAGTAATTCATCTCTACATTACGGCTGAGGAGTCATGGAATCGTCTGATTTCTCGTGGCAGGGTCGATGATGCCCGAGTGGTCTGGGAGCGACGCTGGGAAGAGTATACTGCTAAAACTTTGCCGGCCGTGGCATTTTATAAAAGTAGCGCCAACTTGATCGAGGTGGATGGGAGCGGCGATATCCCTAC
- the secF gene encoding protein translocase subunit SecF — MDIIGRRKFYYGISAAILLPGLIFLAVFGLKLGIDFTGGTVVSVVTELSREEVTAVVTAAGVDDPQLIETGESGFQIRFVDEVAIEPTLEAAEGIVVERLEQVGPSVSSTLVKNALLSLLAVSVAITLYVAFAFRKLEHPIRYGAMAIVALLHDALFVLVLFSVFGRLFGVEVDSFIVTAVLTVIGFSVHDTIVVFDRIRENLLRKQGEFIDIVNTSINEVMGRSLNTSITTILVLLALFLLGGSSTSNFILALLLGMLSGTYSSIFIAAPLLVSWQNFQAKRNSNAT; from the coding sequence ATGGATATTATCGGTCGGCGCAAATTCTACTACGGTATCTCGGCTGCGATTCTGCTACCTGGTCTTATCTTCCTGGCCGTTTTCGGTCTTAAGCTCGGTATCGATTTTACCGGTGGTACGGTAGTCTCGGTCGTAACCGAGCTCAGCCGGGAAGAAGTGACGGCGGTCGTAACTGCAGCCGGCGTCGATGACCCTCAGCTGATTGAGACTGGGGAGAGCGGCTTTCAGATTCGCTTTGTCGATGAAGTAGCCATCGAGCCGACGCTGGAAGCGGCCGAGGGAATAGTGGTCGAACGTCTGGAGCAAGTCGGTCCTTCCGTTAGCAGCACTCTAGTTAAGAACGCCCTGCTGAGTCTGCTGGCGGTCTCCGTAGCGATTACGCTTTATGTGGCCTTCGCTTTTCGTAAGTTGGAACATCCGATTCGCTACGGGGCGATGGCGATCGTAGCCCTGCTGCACGATGCGCTTTTCGTCCTAGTGCTGTTTTCGGTCTTCGGCCGCCTCTTTGGAGTCGAGGTCGACTCATTTATCGTAACGGCAGTGCTGACGGTGATCGGCTTCTCGGTGCACGATACGATTGTTGTCTTCGATCGGATTCGGGAGAATCTGCTCCGTAAACAAGGGGAGTTTATCGATATCGTCAACACTAGTATTAACGAGGTGATGGGGCGGTCTCTCAACACTTCAATCACTACTATCTTAGTGCTGCTGGCGCTTTTCTTGCTGGGCGGTAGTAGTACTTCTAACTTTATCTTGGCCTTGCTGCTGGGTATGCTCTCGGGGACTTATTCTTCGATCTTTATCGCCGCTCCCTTGCTCGTTAGCTGGCAGAATTTTCAAGCTAAGCGCAACTCTAACGCCACTTAG
- a CDS encoding GatB/YqeY domain-containing protein, which translates to MLERLDADIKKALLSGDKSSATTLRSLKSALANARIAKGEDLDEADIMRVLQKEAKQRRESIDSFVAGGRMDQAEAERVELGIIEGYLPDAMPEAELDAVIAQAIADSDATSSTDMGQVMRIVQPQVAGRADGAEVAAKVRAQLQ; encoded by the coding sequence ATGCTAGAGAGACTCGATGCCGACATTAAAAAGGCGCTTTTAAGCGGCGATAAGTCGTCTGCTACTACTTTGCGCTCTCTGAAGAGTGCCTTGGCTAACGCTCGCATTGCTAAAGGCGAGGATCTCGATGAGGCTGATATCATGCGGGTTCTACAGAAAGAGGCTAAGCAACGTCGCGAGTCGATCGACAGTTTCGTTGCTGGTGGGCGCATGGATCAAGCCGAAGCCGAGCGAGTCGAGCTGGGTATAATCGAGGGCTATTTACCGGATGCTATGCCGGAAGCGGAACTGGACGCAGTTATTGCTCAGGCTATAGCTGATTCCGATGCCACTTCATCGACCGACATGGGTCAGGTGATGCGCATAGTTCAGCCGCAAGTGGCCGGTCGTGCCGATGGGGCTGAGGTGGCAGCTAAGGTACGTGCCCAGCTGCAATGA
- the rpsU gene encoding 30S ribosomal protein S21, translating to MTQVTRKDDREGLESLIRRFNRKVQQSGTLSNAKRKQRFEKPLSKQQQREAAIAKQARRDEKMRKIYFGR from the coding sequence ATGACACAAGTTACTCGCAAAGACGATCGAGAAGGCCTAGAGAGTTTAATCCGCCGCTTTAACCGAAAGGTGCAGCAGTCGGGTACGCTGAGCAATGCCAAGCGTAAACAACGCTTTGAGAAGCCGTTATCTAAACAGCAGCAGCGTGAGGCAGCTATCGCTAAGCAAGCCCGCCGCGACGAGAAGATGCGCAAAATCTACTTTGGTCGCTAG
- the ybeY gene encoding rRNA maturation RNase YbeY: MINLSLSGASSDQLDRLAELISERTTVQGRINARLSDATEVRRLNRDYAGEDNATDVLSFNYRETTEVDVDQPISAFGDELPELGDVVISRQHVSRQASAAGTDEETELLLLLLHGSLHLLGYDHATLRQREEMDHLQAEIMTALGLSYRDFGWKSADMVT; encoded by the coding sequence ATGATCAATCTCAGCTTGTCGGGAGCAAGCTCCGACCAGCTAGATCGACTTGCCGAGCTAATCAGTGAACGTACTACAGTTCAAGGCCGAATCAATGCGCGCCTGAGTGACGCAACCGAAGTCCGGCGGCTAAACCGGGACTATGCCGGAGAGGATAATGCGACCGATGTCTTGAGCTTTAACTATCGTGAGACGACAGAAGTAGACGTTGATCAACCGATCTCAGCTTTCGGTGACGAGTTACCGGAGCTTGGAGATGTCGTCATCTCACGTCAACACGTCAGCCGACAGGCCTCTGCTGCCGGCACGGACGAGGAGACGGAGCTACTTTTACTACTGCTGCACGGTAGTCTACACCTATTGGGCTATGATCATGCGACGCTGCGGCAGCGGGAGGAAATGGATCACCTGCAGGCTGAGATTATGACGGCACTTGGCCTGAGCTATCGTGATTTTGGCTGGAAGTCGGCCGACATGGTAACTTAA
- the priA gene encoding primosomal protein N' — protein sequence MSKVYLEVTPIGKKGKSTLTYHADSAVAENSLVKIPFGSTTAYGMVTGRTAAPNFTTKAITALIDLPPIPDHTLPLAKWIANYYASELSDALRLLVPSRPDITSRTTELQTATDSQNHHLTTAQSRVIKTILGGSERSWLLHGVTGSGKTAVYIELCRQMLAQGQSAIVLVPEIALATQVIAEFERELGGQILITHSRMTAAQRRAVWRQALTANEPVTIIGPRSSLFLPRADLGLVIIDECHESSYKQEQSPNYHARDVAAKLCELVGAKLVLGSATPSTQDIFLSRAGRLQLLELPAPIHSNPRYVDIIDMRHQNAILSPTLVSALRDSLNNQQQSLLFLNRRGSASQVLCADCGSVATCPDCAVPQTWHGDSGTLQCHWCGRTNQLPASCPDCRSLHWRFVGFGTKRVETEVKKLFPSARVLRLDRDSFSHKTIKDTIKLLRQGEIDILIGTQMIAKGLDLPQVALVGVVLADTLLHIPDIYSGERTYQLLHQVIGRAGRRADQPARVVIQTYSPEHPAIKLASTQQFDEFIAGELVDRKSLGYPPYRYVLKLTCKRKTRAGAKSAATKLARTIAAAHPKVVIRGPAPSWQETAGGHWYWHLIITSPQRRQLSQIVPTLPSNWRADLDPIDLL from the coding sequence ATGAGTAAGGTTTATCTGGAAGTCACCCCTATCGGGAAAAAGGGCAAATCGACCCTGACCTACCACGCGGATAGTGCGGTAGCTGAGAACAGCTTGGTCAAAATCCCTTTTGGCAGCACTACAGCCTACGGTATGGTTACTGGCCGCACAGCTGCGCCGAACTTCACTACTAAGGCGATTACCGCTCTCATCGACCTGCCCCCTATCCCCGACCATACCCTACCGCTAGCTAAGTGGATCGCCAACTACTACGCCAGCGAGTTAAGTGATGCGCTCCGCCTGCTAGTGCCGTCTCGTCCTGACATCACTAGCCGAACCACCGAGCTACAAACTGCCACTGACTCACAGAATCACCACTTAACTACTGCCCAGTCACGAGTGATCAAAACAATCCTAGGTGGTAGCGAACGCTCCTGGCTATTGCACGGTGTCACTGGCTCCGGCAAGACGGCCGTCTACATCGAACTCTGTCGGCAGATGCTAGCGCAGGGCCAGTCGGCCATCGTGCTAGTACCAGAGATCGCTCTAGCTACTCAGGTCATAGCCGAGTTCGAACGTGAACTCGGTGGCCAAATCCTGATCACTCACTCCCGAATGACAGCCGCTCAGCGCCGCGCCGTCTGGCGTCAAGCCTTAACTGCTAACGAACCGGTCACCATCATCGGTCCCCGCTCCAGCCTCTTTCTACCTCGCGCCGACCTCGGTCTAGTTATCATCGATGAATGCCACGAAAGCAGTTACAAACAGGAGCAGTCACCCAACTATCACGCTCGAGATGTAGCCGCCAAGCTCTGTGAGCTAGTTGGAGCCAAGCTGGTACTCGGCTCGGCCACTCCCTCGACCCAAGACATCTTTCTCTCTCGGGCCGGACGACTACAGCTACTCGAGCTACCGGCTCCAATCCACTCTAACCCCCGCTATGTCGACATTATCGATATGCGCCACCAAAACGCCATCCTCTCGCCGACCCTAGTAAGTGCTCTACGTGACAGCCTAAATAATCAACAGCAAAGTCTACTTTTCTTAAACCGACGCGGTAGTGCTTCTCAGGTACTCTGTGCCGACTGTGGCTCCGTGGCCACCTGTCCCGATTGCGCCGTACCTCAGACTTGGCACGGAGACAGCGGTACTCTGCAGTGTCACTGGTGTGGCCGGACCAATCAACTACCCGCCAGCTGCCCCGACTGTCGCAGCTTGCACTGGCGCTTTGTCGGCTTTGGTACTAAGCGAGTCGAAACCGAAGTTAAAAAACTTTTTCCCTCGGCCCGCGTCCTCAGGCTCGATCGTGATAGCTTCTCTCATAAGACGATTAAAGATACGATTAAGCTGCTGCGCCAAGGGGAGATCGACATCCTAATCGGTACCCAGATGATTGCTAAGGGTCTCGATCTACCTCAAGTAGCCTTAGTCGGAGTGGTGTTAGCCGACACTCTACTGCACATCCCGGATATCTACTCTGGCGAGCGCACCTATCAGCTCCTGCACCAAGTCATCGGCCGGGCCGGCCGTCGGGCCGATCAACCGGCCCGGGTCGTCATCCAGACCTACTCCCCGGAGCACCCAGCTATCAAGCTAGCCTCTACCCAGCAATTCGACGAATTTATCGCTGGCGAACTGGTCGACCGCAAAAGCCTCGGCTACCCGCCCTATCGTTATGTCTTAAAGTTAACTTGCAAACGTAAGACTAGGGCCGGGGCTAAGAGTGCCGCTACCAAACTGGCCCGCACAATCGCCGCCGCTCATCCTAAAGTAGTTATCCGCGGGCCGGCCCCTTCCTGGCAGGAGACGGCCGGCGGCCACTGGTACTGGCATCTAATCATAACCAGCCCCCAGCGCCGCCAACTGAGCCAGATCGTCCCTACCCTACCTAGTAATTGGCGCGCCGACCTCGACCCCATCGACCTGCTCTAA